The Natrarchaeobius halalkaliphilus genomic sequence GCGCGCTTCTTGCTGAACAGCGACGGTCGAATCGTCGTCGCGAAGATGTACGCGAGGACGCCGAGTACCATCACCATCGGGACGATGTACATCGGGTGCGAGAGCTTGGAGGCGGTCGCATCCGCGTGGTCGACAGTCGGCGCGAAGCTACCTGCGGTGAGCTGTTGGAGTTGCAACCAGAGGAACAACAGCGAGAAGAATCCGAGCCACAACAGGAGTCCACGGAAGACGTCGTCGGTGATGATGTGATCCCAGTCGTACGCGCGACGGAACGCGTATGAAATCAGGATAACGCCGCTGATAGCCGACGTCAGCGCGATCGTCAGGAACTGTGGTCCCTGGATCGCACCGAACCAGCCCGGATAGCTCGGCAGGACGGCGAACAGCCACGGAATCACGCCACCGTGGAGCAACAGCGGAGCCATGATGATGATGGCCAGCGCGAGCCACCAGACCATCCGCTGGATGATCTCGTCTTCTTTCTCGCTGTAGCCGACCGTCATCCCGTCGTAGATCAGTCCGTACACGTCCGGAAGCTGGCGGCCGCCGACTTCCGGCGCGAACGAGGGAAGCTGATCGCGAAGTCGCGAGATGTCGTATCGAAGCGTGAGACCGAGATAGGTCGCCGTCAGCACGAAGTACGCCGTGATGACGGTCACGTCCCACACCAACGGCGAGTTGTTCACCGTGATGTGATAGTGGCCCAGCACGCTCGTGACCATCCGGTCCGGACGGCCCATGTGAACGAGGATGTAAAACCCGGCCGCCGACAGGCCGGCGATCGTCAACAGTTCCGCGAGTCGGGCGACCGGCATGTACCGGTCCATCCCCAGCAGGCGAACCGCGGCCGACAGGATGATCCCGCCGTGGGCGATCCCAACCCACCAGATGAACGCGCCGATGTACAGTCCCCAGGTAACGCCGCCTCCGGTACCCCAGTCGGAAAGACCAGTGACGACCAGCCCCTGTTGAAGCTGGTACATCCAGCCGACCAGGAACACACCGAACACGAGGGCGCAGGCGCCAAACAGCGCGACGTACTTCTTCGTGAACGTGTGGGTCGGACGAAGGATGTCCTCCTCGGTCGGCGTCTTCGTGCTCATAGGGACAC encodes the following:
- the nrfD gene encoding NrfD/PsrC family molybdoenzyme membrane anchor subunit, producing MSTKTPTEEDILRPTHTFTKKYVALFGACALVFGVFLVGWMYQLQQGLVVTGLSDWGTGGGVTWGLYIGAFIWWVGIAHGGIILSAAVRLLGMDRYMPVARLAELLTIAGLSAAGFYILVHMGRPDRMVTSVLGHYHITVNNSPLVWDVTVITAYFVLTATYLGLTLRYDISRLRDQLPSFAPEVGGRQLPDVYGLIYDGMTVGYSEKEDEIIQRMVWWLALAIIIMAPLLLHGGVIPWLFAVLPSYPGWFGAIQGPQFLTIALTSAISGVILISYAFRRAYDWDHIITDDVFRGLLLWLGFFSLLFLWLQLQQLTAGSFAPTVDHADATASKLSHPMYIVPMVMVLGVLAYIFATTIRPSLFSKKRAIVAGVFVLFATLVEKTYFVISGFWYPAFGIYEGTPGDYFPSAIELMSLAGTIGMVTLIFLVVSKLVPVVELHAVEHLRGDHGHGGDHEPADDAATEPEVEA